In one Betta splendens chromosome 14, fBetSpl5.4, whole genome shotgun sequence genomic region, the following are encoded:
- the rbm14a gene encoding RNA-binding protein 14a isoform X2, producing the protein MSGENVKLFVGNLPIDATQDEINKLFAPYGEINTCSLLRQYAFVTLRGEGAADRAIRHLDGKEYRGRPLVVEESRARPPNSTKVFVGNLSATCSADDLHGLFSTFGRVLDCDKVKARLCSNVGYAFVHMERKEEAMAAIEALSGTIFKGRQLAVELSKAQPLVNQLLSGNSANAGAQGGREGLLPRPPPSLEHHQSQAAVLAAAAAAAAGLPIQVQQSVHNSFYNTTSFDPTYAALKGITSSRGADGLIYGALASQVYGSVANQVYQDITTHETAEEIEQPAAPDPTTLFEAARAKFFQEGQKVLAEQQAGRKTSTSDNERDRSPIRGNRAPLLPDPVPGSFAQVRPKRRALLPTPPGVPEDPATTPEGSDPVARSYSEYYQQMHQYQQYQQYQQQYQYLQYAYTNPPPPPPPPATTQTPASTAAPAPPGTYAAPPTYAASGAYAAPGTYDSSANYDASSGSYDTSAVNYDVSSGTYDSSAGYDASGGYGSYDSSGAYAAGSYSTSTP; encoded by the exons ATGAGTGGTGAAAACGTCAAGTTGTTTGTTGGGAACCTTCCTATAGATGCGACTCAAGACGAGATCAACAAGCTCTTTGCTCCGTATGGCGAGATCAACACCTGCTCCTTGCTTAGACAATATGCCTTCGTGACACTAAGGGGggagggagcagcagacag GGCTATACGACATCTTGATGGGAAAGAGTACAGAGGAAGGCCCTTGGTGGTTGAAGAGTCACGTGCACGCCCGCCCAACTCCACCAAGGTGTTTGTGGGAAATCTCAGTGCAACGTGTTCAGCAGATGACCTGCATGGGCTGTTCTCGACATTTGGACGGGTTTTAGACTGTGATAAGGTCAAAG CCAGATTATGCTCAAATGTTGGATATGCATTTGTGCATatggagaggaaagaggaggccATGGCAGCTATTGAAGCACTTAGTGGGACCATATTTAAGGGCCGTCAATTGGCCGTAGAGCTTTCTAAAGCCCAGCCTTTGGTCAACCAGCTTCTTTCCGGAAATTCAGCCAACGCAGGCGCACAAG GTGGTAGAGAGGGTCTCCTTCCCCGGCCACCTCCATCACTAGAGCATCATCAGAGTCAAGCAGCCGTgcttgctgcagctgctgcagctgctgctggattgcCCATACAG GTTCAACAAAGTGTCCATAATTCGTTCTACAACACCACATCCTTTGATCCCACCTATGCTGCTCTGAAGGGCATTACAAGTTCTAGAGGTGCAGATGGGTTGATATACGGTGCACTTGCTAGCCAGGTTTACGGATCTGTTGCCAACCAGGTTTACCAAGATATAACTACTCATGAAACGGCTGAAGAAATAGAGCAACCGGCTGCACCAGATCCAACAACACTTTTTGAGGCAGCAAGAGCCAAGTTTTTTCAGGAGGGACAGAAG GTTctggcagagcagcaggcaggaagAAAGACATCAACTTCAGATAATGAGCGGGACCGTAGCCCAATTAGAGGAAATCGAGCGCCTCTCCTTCCTGACCCTGTTCCAGGTTCCTTCGCTCAGGTACGACCTAAACGACGCGCCCTGCTGCCGACACCACCTGGAGTACCCGAAGATCCCGCCACGACTCCTGAAGGGTCCGATCCTGTTGCTAG GTCTTACTCAGAGTACTACCAGCAAATGCACCAATACCAACAGTATCAGCAATATCAGCAACAGTATCAGTACCTCCAGTATGCTTACACcaatcctcctccacctcctcctccaccggccACTACACAGACACCGGCCTCCACCGCTGCACCTGCGCCACCAGGAACATATGCAGCACCCCCAACATATGCCGCATCTGGAGCCTATGCAGCACCAGGAACATATGACAGCTCTGCAAACTATGACGCCTCATCAGGGAGTTATGACACTTCAGCGGTGAACTACGATGTCTCGTCAGGAACCTACGACAGCTCAGCAGGCTATGACGCTTCTGGGGGCTACGGATCATATGACTCATCAGGAGCTTACGCAGCAGGAAGCTACTCCACATCCACACC CTAG
- the LOC114869528 gene encoding ras and Rab interactor 2-like yields the protein MTQQEEPLYDFPEPASLLERKHLGHQRGRGSLKSINVLDRLLLTVPVWLQLSINPATALHILQREPPGTFLVRKSRTSKKSVLCVRLADDSMPSFVQQFGITEENSTNTLSLETSAISFPDLPRLISFYCVSRDILPFPLELPEAIAKATSHKELESISHMGIEFWRSHLNIRGPRDVVKPQKDENQQHQQQQQPDSTAAAQTSSDSAAQPHASNQLRTVPESDTGGKRAASSPTVFQTFCPITTRSPKELDCGSGLGALCFINPLFLQSQDPMSRRRMFQRSAKVRVSTETETLLSPPMVPPPPPPLMPKKRQCKAQKAGQGLLPCQNSCQLTQNEFFSQDTEPKPVTQTLDDSQEAELQPPPATTHFQPELKEQDQGKAQAGSEELRTETEQLLDDSDYKQPSAIISSQSPSLSPYLSPMAPPPFPKNSACASPSLSPHQSPSPSRQVPFSLSPFTSPSFPRLTKEHYCTANTHSSTDQQNVECEPEEEAASTDELKGEDTEPNKELEKTEDLVLHTNACCINNSPS from the exons ATGACACAGCAAGAGGAACCTCTGTATGATTTTCCAGAGCCGGCCTCACTGTTAGAGCGGAAGCATTTAGGGCATCAAAGAGGAAGAGGCTCCCTGAAAAGCATCAACGTACTGGACCGCCTCCTGCTCACTGTTCCCGTCTGGctgcagctgtcaatcaaccCCGCCACTGCACTGCACATACTGCAGCGAGAGCCCCCTGGG ACATTCCTGGTACGTAAGTCTCGTACATCCAAGAAAAGCGTGTTGTGTGTCCGTTTAGCAGATGACAGTATGCCATCCTTCGTCCAGCAGTTTGGAATCACTGAGGAAAACTCCACTAATA CTCTGTCTCTGGAGACATCTGCCATCAGCTTTCCAGATCTCCCAAGACTAATATCTTTCTACTGTGTTAGCAG AGACATATTGCCTTTCCCTTTGGAGCTCCCTGAAGCCATTGCAAAGGCCACGTCCCACAAAGAGCTTGAGTCCATCTCTCATATGGGAATTG aatTCTGGAGGTCCCATCTAAATATTCGTGGGCCTCGGGATGTGGTGAAACCCCAAAAGGATGAGAACcagcaacatcagcagcagcagcagccagactctactgctgcagcacagaccagTTCTGATtctgctgcccagcctcacgcCAGTAACCAACTCAGGACAGTCCCTGAGTCAGACACGGGTGGCAAACGGGCAGCTTCCAGTCCCACTGTGTTCCAAACGTTCTGTCCCATCACGACGCGCAGCCCCAAAGAGCTGGACTGCGGCTCCGGCCTGGGCGCCCTCTGTTTCATCAACCCCCTTTTCCTTCAGTCTCAGGACCCGATGTCCAGACGGCGCATGTTCCAGCGCAGCGCCAAGGTTCGGGTCTCTACAGAAACGGAAACTCTCTTATCTCCCCCAATGGTGCCACCACCTCCACCGCCACTAATGCCCAAAAAGCGGCAGTGCAAAGCCCAGAAAGCAGGACAGGGCCTTTTGCCGTGCCAGAACTCATGTCAGCTCACTCAGAACGAGTTCTTCAGTCAGGACACTGAGCCCAAacctgtgacacaaacactaGATGATTCCCAGGAGGCAGAACTTCAGCCTCCACCAGCAACTACTCACTTCCAGCccgagctgaaggagcaggaccaAGGTAAAGCTCAAGCTGGATCGGAAGAACTacgaacagaaacagaacaactcCTGGACGACTCTGACTACAAGCAGCCGTCAGCCATTATTTCTTCCCAGTCGCCGTCACTCTCTCCTTACTTGTCACCTATGGCACCCCCCCCTTTCCCCAAAAACTCGGCGTGCGCTTCACCCTCCCTGTCGCCTCATCAGTCGCCGTCTCCGTCCCGTCAGGTCCCCTTCTCCCTGTCTCCCTTCACCTCTCCATCCTTTCCTCGCCTGACCAAGGAGCATTATTGCACAGCAAACACTCATTCAAGCACAGATCAGCAAAACGTAGAGTGTGAACCTGAGGAAGAGGCAGCAAGTACAGATGAACTTAAGGGTGAGGACACTGAACCAAATAAGGAGCTGGAAAAAACAGAGGATCTGGTTTTACACACGAATGCCTGTTGTATTAATAATAGTCCTTCATGA
- the rbm14a gene encoding RNA-binding protein 14a isoform X1, with translation MSGENVKLFVGNLPIDATQDEINKLFAPYGEINTCSLLRQYAFVTLRGEGAADRAIRHLDGKEYRGRPLVVEESRARPPNSTKVFVGNLSATCSADDLHGLFSTFGRVLDCDKVKARLCSNVGYAFVHMERKEEAMAAIEALSGTIFKGRQLAVELSKAQPLVNQLLSGNSANAGAQGGREGLLPRPPPSLEHHQSQAAVLAAAAAAAAGLPIQVQQSVHNSFYNTTSFDPTYAALKGITSSRGADGLIYGALASQVYGSVANQVYQDITTHETAEEIEQPAAPDPTTLFEAARAKFFQEGQKVLAEQQAGRKTSTSDNERDRSPIRGNRAPLLPDPVPGSFAQVRPKRRALLPTPPGVPEDPATTPEGSDPVARSYSEYYQQMHQYQQYQQYQQQYQYLQYAYTNPPPPPPPPATTQTPASTAAPAPPGTYAAPPTYAASGAYAAPGTYDSSANYDASSGSYDTSAVNYDVSSGTYDSSAGYDASGGYGSYDSSGAYAAGSYSTSTPYEQTPAHGQPMAQRNDYPYHTPEPPYR, from the exons ATGAGTGGTGAAAACGTCAAGTTGTTTGTTGGGAACCTTCCTATAGATGCGACTCAAGACGAGATCAACAAGCTCTTTGCTCCGTATGGCGAGATCAACACCTGCTCCTTGCTTAGACAATATGCCTTCGTGACACTAAGGGGggagggagcagcagacag GGCTATACGACATCTTGATGGGAAAGAGTACAGAGGAAGGCCCTTGGTGGTTGAAGAGTCACGTGCACGCCCGCCCAACTCCACCAAGGTGTTTGTGGGAAATCTCAGTGCAACGTGTTCAGCAGATGACCTGCATGGGCTGTTCTCGACATTTGGACGGGTTTTAGACTGTGATAAGGTCAAAG CCAGATTATGCTCAAATGTTGGATATGCATTTGTGCATatggagaggaaagaggaggccATGGCAGCTATTGAAGCACTTAGTGGGACCATATTTAAGGGCCGTCAATTGGCCGTAGAGCTTTCTAAAGCCCAGCCTTTGGTCAACCAGCTTCTTTCCGGAAATTCAGCCAACGCAGGCGCACAAG GTGGTAGAGAGGGTCTCCTTCCCCGGCCACCTCCATCACTAGAGCATCATCAGAGTCAAGCAGCCGTgcttgctgcagctgctgcagctgctgctggattgcCCATACAG GTTCAACAAAGTGTCCATAATTCGTTCTACAACACCACATCCTTTGATCCCACCTATGCTGCTCTGAAGGGCATTACAAGTTCTAGAGGTGCAGATGGGTTGATATACGGTGCACTTGCTAGCCAGGTTTACGGATCTGTTGCCAACCAGGTTTACCAAGATATAACTACTCATGAAACGGCTGAAGAAATAGAGCAACCGGCTGCACCAGATCCAACAACACTTTTTGAGGCAGCAAGAGCCAAGTTTTTTCAGGAGGGACAGAAG GTTctggcagagcagcaggcaggaagAAAGACATCAACTTCAGATAATGAGCGGGACCGTAGCCCAATTAGAGGAAATCGAGCGCCTCTCCTTCCTGACCCTGTTCCAGGTTCCTTCGCTCAGGTACGACCTAAACGACGCGCCCTGCTGCCGACACCACCTGGAGTACCCGAAGATCCCGCCACGACTCCTGAAGGGTCCGATCCTGTTGCTAG GTCTTACTCAGAGTACTACCAGCAAATGCACCAATACCAACAGTATCAGCAATATCAGCAACAGTATCAGTACCTCCAGTATGCTTACACcaatcctcctccacctcctcctccaccggccACTACACAGACACCGGCCTCCACCGCTGCACCTGCGCCACCAGGAACATATGCAGCACCCCCAACATATGCCGCATCTGGAGCCTATGCAGCACCAGGAACATATGACAGCTCTGCAAACTATGACGCCTCATCAGGGAGTTATGACACTTCAGCGGTGAACTACGATGTCTCGTCAGGAACCTACGACAGCTCAGCAGGCTATGACGCTTCTGGGGGCTACGGATCATATGACTCATCAGGAGCTTACGCAGCAGGAAGCTACTCCACATCCACACCGTATGAGCAGACACCCGCACATGGGCAACCCATGGCCCAGCGCAATGATTACCCTTATCACACGCCAGAACCCCCATATCGATAA